A section of the Streptomyces agglomeratus genome encodes:
- a CDS encoding IS481 family transposase, translating into MPHRNAPLTETGRLRLARCVVEDGWPLRRAAERFQVSTTTAQRWAGRYRVLGEAGMADLSSRPHHSPRRTPTRTERRIIKVRLLRRWGPARIAHLLGLVPSTVHRVLTRFKLARLTHLDRATGRAVRRYERSTPGELVHVDIKKLGNIPDGGGHKALGRQAGRKTRSGAGYSYIHTAVDDHSRLAYSEIHDDEKKETATAFWTRANAFFTTAGITVERVLTDNGSCYRSRDWHDALAAAGIAHKRTRPYRPQTNGKVERLNRTLLDEWAYARPYRSEQERRDTFPHWLHTYNHHRGHTALAGKPPASRVPNLTGQYT; encoded by the coding sequence ATGCCCCACCGTAATGCACCCCTGACCGAGACCGGACGACTGCGGCTCGCCCGCTGCGTGGTCGAGGACGGATGGCCCCTGCGCCGGGCCGCCGAACGCTTCCAGGTCTCGACCACCACCGCCCAGCGGTGGGCCGGCCGCTACCGAGTTCTGGGCGAGGCCGGGATGGCGGACCTTTCCTCCCGCCCGCATCACAGCCCCCGGCGAACCCCGACCCGCACCGAACGCCGGATCATCAAGGTGCGCCTCCTGCGTCGCTGGGGACCGGCCCGGATCGCTCACCTGCTCGGCCTGGTCCCCTCGACCGTGCACCGTGTCCTGACCCGCTTCAAACTGGCCCGCCTGACCCACCTGGACCGGGCCACCGGCCGGGCAGTGCGCCGCTACGAACGCTCCACACCAGGCGAGTTGGTACACGTGGACATCAAGAAACTCGGCAACATCCCCGATGGCGGAGGCCACAAGGCGCTCGGCCGCCAGGCCGGCCGCAAGACACGGTCCGGCGCCGGCTACAGCTACATCCACACCGCCGTCGACGACCACTCCCGCCTCGCCTACAGCGAGATCCACGACGACGAGAAGAAGGAAACCGCGACCGCCTTCTGGACCCGGGCGAACGCGTTCTTCACCACCGCCGGGATCACCGTCGAGCGCGTCCTGACCGACAACGGCTCCTGCTACCGCTCACGCGACTGGCACGATGCCCTGGCGGCGGCCGGGATCGCCCACAAGCGAACCCGGCCCTACCGGCCGCAGACCAACGGCAAGGTCGAACGCCTCAACCGCACCCTGCTCGACGAATGGGCCTACGCCCGCCCCTACCGATCAGAACAAGAACGACGCGACACCTTCCCACACTGGCTCCACACCTACAATCACCACCGCGGACACACCGCGCTCGCAGGCAAACCACCCGCCAGCCGCGTCCCCAACCTCACAGGGCAATACACCTAG
- a CDS encoding IS5 family transposase — MSERKRYPSDLSDEQWSLIEPVITAWKDRHRSVSGHQGAYDMREIVNAILYQGRTGCQWAYLPHDLPPKSATYYYFAAWRDDGTDQVIHELLRCQVRERARRLEDPSLVVLDTQSVHAAAGVPAATTGHDPAKRVPGRKRGLAVDVLGLVIAVVVLAANTHDNAAGIVLLDQVAEHAGKTVRKALVDQGFKNQVVMHGAGLGIDVEIVRRNPQDKGFVPQPKRWRVEQTYGILILHRRLVRDYEHRPSSSASRVYWAMTHVMTRRLTGANTPTWRTAQAAAA; from the coding sequence GTGAGTGAACGCAAGCGGTATCCGAGTGACTTATCGGACGAGCAGTGGTCGTTGATCGAGCCGGTGATCACCGCGTGGAAGGACCGGCACCGCTCGGTCAGCGGCCACCAGGGCGCCTACGACATGCGGGAGATCGTGAACGCGATCCTCTACCAGGGGCGGACCGGCTGCCAGTGGGCCTACCTCCCGCACGACCTGCCGCCCAAGAGCGCGACCTACTACTACTTCGCCGCCTGGCGGGACGACGGAACCGACCAGGTCATCCATGAACTCCTGCGCTGCCAGGTCCGTGAACGAGCCCGCCGATTAGAGGACCCGTCCCTGGTGGTCCTGGACACCCAGAGTGTCCATGCGGCCGCCGGGGTCCCCGCCGCCACGACCGGCCATGATCCGGCCAAGCGGGTGCCCGGACGCAAACGCGGACTGGCCGTGGACGTCCTCGGCCTGGTCATCGCGGTCGTCGTCCTCGCCGCGAACACCCACGACAACGCCGCGGGCATCGTCCTGCTGGACCAGGTCGCCGAGCACGCCGGCAAAACCGTCCGCAAAGCCCTGGTCGACCAGGGCTTCAAGAACCAGGTCGTCATGCACGGCGCCGGCCTGGGAATCGACGTCGAGATCGTCCGACGCAACCCACAGGACAAGGGGTTCGTGCCGCAGCCGAAGCGGTGGAGAGTCGAGCAGACCTACGGGATCCTGATACTGCACCGGCGCCTGGTCCGCGACTACGAGCACCGCCCCTCCTCCTCCGCCTCCCGCGTCTACTGGGCGATGACCCACGTCATGACCCGACGCCTCACCGGCGCGAACACCCCCACCTGGCGCACGGCGCAGGCGGCGGCAGCGTGA
- a CDS encoding arsenate reductase ArsC, whose amino-acid sequence MSSAPAASVLFVCIHNAGRSQMAAGFLRHLAGDRVEVRSAGSMPGEQINPSAVAAMAELGIDISDQKPKVLTPEAAQASDYIITMGCGDACPYFPGKTYLDWQLEDPAGRGVEAVRPIRDEIKGLIEGLIAEIDAKKQV is encoded by the coding sequence ATGTCCTCCGCTCCTGCCGCCTCCGTCCTGTTCGTCTGCATCCACAACGCGGGCCGCTCCCAGATGGCGGCCGGGTTCCTGCGCCACCTCGCCGGGGACCGCGTCGAGGTCCGCTCCGCCGGTTCCATGCCCGGCGAGCAGATCAACCCCTCCGCCGTCGCCGCCATGGCCGAGCTGGGCATCGACATCTCCGACCAGAAGCCGAAGGTCCTCACCCCCGAGGCTGCCCAGGCGTCCGACTACATCATCACCATGGGCTGCGGTGATGCCTGCCCGTACTTCCCCGGCAAGACCTACCTCGACTGGCAACTCGAGGACCCGGCAGGCCGGGGCGTCGAGGCCGTCCGCCCCATCCGCGACGAGATCAAGGGACTCATCGAGGGCCTGATCGCCGAGATCGACGCCAAGAAGCAGGTCTGA
- a CDS encoding three-helix bundle dimerization domain-containing protein has product MSTSSSPLLPDERLAAGAARLASRYAGHFAPETVLSLLADSYARLAEQARIRTHLVVLAERLTAERLDALAHTQGLTSGPTRVLFVCSQNAGRSQMAAALLAHRAGERVTVSSAGTHPADTVEPHIAQALTEAGVDLADAYPKPLTQEVVQAADVVITMGCGDACPVMPGRRYLDWPVADPDGAPIAVVRDIRDAIDAHITELLTQLAP; this is encoded by the coding sequence ATGTCCACGTCCTCATCGCCCCTTCTGCCGGACGAACGCCTGGCCGCGGGGGCTGCCCGTCTCGCCTCCCGGTACGCCGGCCACTTCGCGCCGGAAACCGTGCTGAGCCTGCTCGCCGACTCCTACGCACGCCTTGCCGAACAGGCACGGATCCGCACGCACCTAGTCGTGCTGGCGGAACGGCTGACCGCCGAACGCCTGGACGCCCTCGCCCACACCCAGGGGCTGACGAGCGGGCCGACCCGAGTGCTGTTCGTGTGCAGCCAGAACGCCGGCCGCTCCCAGATGGCCGCCGCTCTCCTGGCCCACCGGGCAGGCGAGCGGGTCACCGTCTCCTCCGCGGGCACCCACCCCGCCGACACGGTGGAGCCGCACATCGCCCAGGCCCTCACCGAGGCCGGCGTGGACCTGGCCGATGCCTACCCCAAGCCGCTGACCCAAGAGGTCGTCCAGGCCGCCGACGTCGTGATCACGATGGGCTGCGGCGACGCCTGCCCCGTCATGCCCGGTCGCCGCTACCTCGACTGGCCCGTGGCCGACCCCGACGGAGCGCCGATCGCCGTCGTCCGGGATATCCGAGACGCCATCGACGCCCACATCACCGAGCTGCTCACCCAGCTCGCCCCCTGA
- a CDS encoding ArsR/SmtB family transcription factor: MMTSVDTDLIRVLADPLRLQIVTLLARETLCTTHLVEETGAKQTNLSNHLKVLREAGVVETEPCGRYIYYRLRPEVIEALAGQFADLATTARATAEANLKRSCP, translated from the coding sequence ATGATGACGTCAGTCGACACTGATCTGATCCGGGTTCTGGCAGACCCGCTCAGGCTCCAGATCGTGACCCTGCTCGCGCGCGAGACGCTGTGCACCACCCACCTCGTGGAGGAGACGGGTGCCAAGCAGACGAACCTCTCCAACCACCTGAAGGTGCTGAGAGAGGCCGGGGTCGTGGAGACGGAGCCATGCGGACGGTACATCTACTACCGCCTGCGCCCGGAAGTCATCGAAGCCCTCGCCGGTCAGTTCGCCGACCTCGCCACGACCGCGCGTGCCACCGCCGAAGCGAACCTCAAGCGGTCCTGCCCATAA
- a CDS encoding aquaporin, with protein MTATEPVAAPAAESDIAADAPQPAPGATPPRTPLIARAAAELVGTAALVAIVVGSGIQATELTQDVALQLLANSTATVFGLGVLIVLLGPVSGAHFNPAVTLAEWWTARRGGAGVTARELAVYVPSQVVGAIAGAILADAMFGEPLVKWSMHDRSAGNLLLGEVVATAGLILLIFGLARTDRLRFAPVAVASYIGAAYWFTSSTSFANPAVTIGRAFTDTFAGIAPASVPGFIGMQLAGVIVGLALVGVIFMRGKTEQGQPAA; from the coding sequence TTGACCGCCACCGAGCCCGTCGCCGCCCCCGCAGCGGAGAGCGACATAGCCGCCGACGCGCCCCAGCCCGCTCCCGGCGCGACCCCGCCCCGCACCCCGCTGATCGCCCGCGCCGCCGCCGAGCTCGTCGGCACCGCGGCCCTGGTCGCGATCGTCGTCGGCTCCGGCATCCAGGCCACCGAGCTCACCCAGGACGTGGCACTCCAGCTCCTGGCCAACTCCACCGCCACCGTCTTCGGGCTCGGCGTCCTGATCGTGCTTCTCGGCCCGGTCTCCGGGGCGCACTTCAACCCGGCCGTCACGCTCGCCGAGTGGTGGACGGCCCGCCGTGGCGGTGCCGGAGTCACCGCCCGCGAGCTGGCCGTGTACGTGCCTTCGCAGGTCGTCGGTGCTATCGCTGGCGCGATCCTGGCGGACGCGATGTTCGGCGAGCCGCTGGTCAAGTGGTCCATGCACGACCGCTCCGCCGGCAACCTCCTCCTGGGTGAGGTCGTGGCGACCGCCGGCCTGATCCTGCTGATCTTCGGCCTGGCCCGCACCGACCGCCTCCGCTTCGCGCCCGTCGCGGTCGCCTCGTACATCGGTGCCGCGTACTGGTTCACCTCCTCCACCTCGTTCGCCAACCCGGCCGTGACCATCGGCCGGGCGTTCACGGACACCTTCGCGGGCATCGCCCCGGCCTCGGTGCCCGGCTTCATCGGCATGCAGCTGGCGGGTGTGATCGTGGGCCTGGCCCTGGTGGGGGTCATCTTCATGCGCGGCAAGACCGAACAGGGTCAGCCCGCGGCATGA
- a CDS encoding ArsO family NAD(P)H-dependent flavin-containing monooxygenase, with product MTQRMDVVVIGGGQSGLAAGYHLRRLGVEYVILDAQAGAGGAWQHTWDSLHLFSPAAYSSLPGRFMPAQDGEVYPDAAHVVSYLADYEKRYELPVQRGVWVDSVHRDGPFLRVETDCGPWEARAVVSATGTWTRPFLPAVPGRREFAGRQLHTVQYRKPTEFAGQRVIVVGGGNSGAQIAADLAGTAELTWVTQRPPRYLADDIDGRALFDAATARRQALDAGRTDTGGVASLGDIVAVPPVRAARDAGLLHAKPMFSRLTTTGIEWADGTTAPADAVIWCTGFRPALAPFASMRLRGARGHIATAGTRAVDEPRLHLLGYGDWTGPASATLIGVGRPARDAAREIRQLLDGALR from the coding sequence ATGACACAGCGCATGGATGTGGTGGTGATCGGCGGCGGCCAGTCCGGGCTCGCCGCCGGCTACCACCTGCGCCGCCTGGGCGTCGAGTACGTCATCCTCGACGCCCAGGCGGGCGCGGGCGGGGCCTGGCAGCACACCTGGGACTCGCTGCATCTTTTCTCTCCGGCCGCCTACTCCTCCCTGCCCGGCCGCTTCATGCCCGCGCAGGACGGCGAGGTCTACCCTGACGCGGCCCATGTCGTCTCGTACCTTGCCGACTACGAGAAGCGGTACGAACTCCCGGTTCAGCGCGGTGTGTGGGTCGATTCCGTCCACCGCGACGGTCCCTTCCTGCGGGTCGAGACCGACTGCGGCCCCTGGGAGGCCCGCGCGGTCGTCAGTGCCACTGGCACCTGGACCCGCCCCTTCCTGCCCGCCGTTCCCGGCCGTCGCGAGTTCGCCGGGCGTCAGCTCCACACCGTCCAGTACCGCAAGCCCACCGAGTTCGCCGGGCAGCGGGTGATCGTGGTCGGCGGCGGGAACTCCGGCGCGCAGATCGCGGCCGACCTCGCGGGGACCGCGGAGCTGACCTGGGTCACCCAGCGCCCGCCCCGCTACCTCGCCGACGACATCGACGGCCGCGCGCTCTTCGACGCCGCGACCGCCCGCCGCCAGGCGTTGGACGCCGGCCGCACGGACACAGGCGGCGTCGCGTCCCTCGGCGACATCGTCGCCGTGCCACCGGTGCGCGCGGCCCGGGATGCGGGTCTCCTGCACGCGAAGCCGATGTTCAGCCGCCTCACCACCACCGGCATTGAATGGGCCGACGGCACCACCGCCCCAGCGGACGCGGTCATCTGGTGCACCGGCTTCCGCCCCGCCCTCGCCCCGTTCGCCTCCATGCGCCTGCGCGGCGCCCGCGGCCACATCGCCACCGCCGGAACCCGCGCCGTGGACGAGCCGCGCCTGCACCTGCTCGGCTACGGCGACTGGACCGGCCCCGCCTCCGCCACCCTCATCGGCGTCGGCCGGCCCGCCCGTGACGCCGCCCGGGAGATCCGTCAGCTCCTGGACGGCGCCCTGCGCTAA
- a CDS encoding GNAT family N-acetyltransferase, producing the protein MSITIAPLTEAHADEVLAIYQAGIDEGNATFETSAPTWAQFDAAKTPEHRFAALDTDGKLLGWVAATKVSDRCAYAGVVEHSVYVHPGARGRGVARLLLQALIESTEAAGMWTIQSGIFPENTASLAVHARAGFRVIGTRERIGRHRGAWRDVVLLERRSPAVD; encoded by the coding sequence ATGAGCATCACCATCGCCCCGCTCACCGAAGCGCACGCGGACGAGGTCCTGGCGATCTACCAGGCCGGCATCGACGAGGGCAACGCCACCTTCGAAACGTCCGCCCCCACCTGGGCCCAGTTCGACGCCGCGAAGACGCCCGAGCACCGCTTCGCCGCCCTCGACACCGACGGCAAGCTGCTCGGCTGGGTCGCCGCAACCAAGGTCTCCGACCGCTGCGCGTACGCGGGCGTGGTCGAGCACTCCGTCTACGTGCACCCAGGTGCTCGCGGCCGCGGCGTCGCCCGCCTGCTGCTTCAGGCGCTGATCGAGTCGACGGAGGCGGCGGGGATGTGGACGATCCAGTCCGGCATCTTCCCCGAGAACACCGCAAGCCTCGCCGTCCACGCACGGGCCGGCTTCCGCGTCATCGGCACCCGCGAGCGGATCGGCCGCCACCGCGGCGCATGGCGTGACGTGGTCCTGCTGGAACGCCGCAGCCCGGCCGTCGACTAA
- a CDS encoding ArsR/SmtB family transcription factor: MSNVKVLPLLESETVAPCCPPLTERPLTAEEAERTALMFKALGDPVRLRLFSAVASHEGGEACVCDISDVGVSQPTVSHHLKKLKEAGLLSSERRGTWVYYRVEPAVLAAMGQLLTRAAAA, from the coding sequence ATGTCGAACGTTAAGGTACTGCCGCTGCTGGAGTCCGAGACCGTTGCGCCGTGCTGCCCGCCCCTGACAGAGCGCCCGCTGACGGCCGAGGAGGCCGAGCGGACCGCCCTCATGTTCAAGGCGCTCGGCGACCCGGTGCGCCTTCGGCTCTTCTCCGCCGTGGCCTCCCACGAGGGCGGCGAGGCGTGCGTGTGCGACATCTCCGACGTCGGCGTCTCCCAGCCCACCGTCTCCCACCACCTCAAGAAGCTCAAAGAGGCCGGGCTGCTGTCCTCCGAGCGGCGCGGCACCTGGGTGTACTACCGGGTCGAGCCCGCGGTGCTCGCCGCCATGGGACAGCTCCTGACCCGCGCGGCCGCCGCATGA
- a CDS encoding flavin-containing monooxygenase, protein MEHVDVAVIGGGQSGLAAAYALARQGLAPVVLEASDQATGSWPHYYDSLTLFSPARYSALPGMAFGGDPDRYPHRDEVIAYLTAYAHRLQADIRTGHRVAAVRANGGGFTIELESGGRLAARAVVAASGSFGRPHRPTLPGQESFTGQVLHAADYRDPRPFTGQRVIVVGAGNSAVQIAAELAGVSRTTLATRTPVKFARQHLLGRDLHFWLTRTGLDTAPLGRLLPTPPARPVLDDARYRAALDTGAPDRRPMFQGLDGEKVTWADGTAEMVDAFILATGYRPDLPYLAPLGALDAGGRPLHRGGRSSSHPGLHFVGLEWQRSLSSNSLRGVGRDAERAARHLGAHLRSR, encoded by the coding sequence GTGGAACACGTCGACGTCGCGGTCATCGGAGGCGGCCAGTCGGGCCTGGCGGCCGCGTATGCACTCGCCCGGCAGGGCCTCGCGCCGGTGGTCCTGGAGGCATCGGACCAGGCGACCGGGTCGTGGCCGCACTACTACGACAGCCTGACCCTCTTCTCTCCGGCCAGGTACAGCGCGCTGCCCGGCATGGCGTTCGGCGGCGACCCGGACCGCTATCCGCACCGCGACGAGGTCATCGCCTACCTGACCGCCTACGCCCACCGCCTCCAGGCCGACATCCGCACCGGCCACCGCGTGGCCGCGGTCAGAGCAAATGGCGGCGGGTTCACCATCGAGCTGGAGAGCGGGGGGCGCCTGGCGGCGCGGGCGGTGGTCGCGGCGAGCGGCAGCTTCGGCCGCCCCCACCGTCCGACGCTGCCGGGCCAGGAATCCTTCACCGGCCAGGTGCTGCACGCGGCCGACTACCGAGACCCCCGACCGTTCACCGGCCAGCGCGTCATTGTGGTCGGAGCGGGCAACTCCGCGGTCCAGATCGCGGCCGAGCTCGCCGGGGTGAGCCGTACGACGCTGGCGACCCGGACGCCGGTGAAGTTCGCCCGCCAACACCTGCTGGGCCGGGACCTGCACTTCTGGCTGACCCGCACCGGCCTGGACACCGCACCGCTGGGGCGCCTGCTACCCACCCCGCCGGCCCGGCCCGTCCTCGACGACGCCCGCTACCGCGCCGCCCTCGACACCGGCGCCCCGGATCGCCGCCCCATGTTCCAGGGCCTGGACGGCGAAAAGGTCACCTGGGCCGACGGGACGGCAGAGATGGTGGACGCGTTCATCCTGGCCACCGGCTACCGCCCCGACCTTCCCTACCTCGCACCCCTCGGCGCTCTCGACGCCGGGGGCCGGCCGCTCCACCGCGGCGGCCGCTCCTCGAGCCACCCGGGCCTGCACTTCGTCGGGCTGGAGTGGCAGCGCAGCCTGTCCTCGAACTCGCTGCGCGGCGTGGGCCGGGACGCCGAACGAGCAGCCCGGCACCTGGGCGCCCACCTGCGGTCCCGCTGA
- a CDS encoding NAD(P)-binding domain-containing protein, with the protein MNAPATTADLPTVVIGAGPVGLAAAAHLTDRGLTPLVLEAGPHAGTATRSWSHVRLFSTWSEVVDPAAEKLLAPTGWTAPDGATYPSGGDWAELYLQPLADVLGDRVRYNTTVTGVSRAGRDRVVDADRETQPFTVRVQNADGTEERILARAVIDASGTWSTPSPIGGDGLPALGEQAASDRISYRIPDLKDPAVRARYAGKRTAVIGSGASAFTALAYLADLATAEDGAGTHAVWILRRGISGSTFGGGEADQLPARGALGLAAKAAVDNGYADAVTGFRTDAVERDSDGRLVLVAEDGRRLDPVDEVIVLTGLRPDLSFVNELRLGLDERLQAPVELAPLIDPNQHSCGTVYPHGVNELSHPEKDLYLVGMKSYGRAPTFLAMTGYEQVRSIAAHLAGDREAAERVELTLPETGVCGGAGLFDQPTAEETSGGGCCAAPTTLTIGAPASSGGC; encoded by the coding sequence GTGAACGCGCCTGCCACCACCGCCGACCTGCCCACCGTGGTCATCGGCGCCGGACCCGTCGGCCTGGCCGCCGCCGCCCACCTCACCGACCGCGGCCTGACCCCGCTGGTCCTCGAAGCCGGCCCCCACGCGGGCACCGCCACCCGCAGCTGGTCTCACGTACGCCTCTTCTCCACCTGGTCCGAGGTGGTCGACCCGGCGGCCGAGAAGCTCCTCGCCCCCACCGGCTGGACCGCGCCCGACGGCGCCACCTACCCCTCCGGCGGCGACTGGGCCGAGCTCTACCTCCAGCCCCTCGCCGACGTCCTCGGCGACCGCGTCCGCTACAACACCACCGTCACCGGCGTCTCCCGCGCCGGACGCGACCGCGTCGTCGACGCCGACCGCGAAACCCAGCCCTTCACCGTCCGTGTGCAGAACGCCGACGGCACCGAGGAGCGGATCCTGGCCCGCGCCGTCATCGACGCCTCCGGTACCTGGTCCACGCCCAGCCCGATCGGCGGCGACGGCCTCCCGGCCCTCGGCGAGCAGGCGGCCTCCGACCGGATCTCCTACCGCATCCCCGACCTCAAGGACCCGGCCGTCCGCGCCCGCTACGCCGGCAAGCGCACCGCCGTCATCGGCTCCGGCGCCTCCGCCTTCACCGCCCTCGCCTACCTGGCCGACCTCGCCACGGCCGAAGACGGCGCCGGCACGCACGCGGTGTGGATCCTGCGCCGGGGCATCAGCGGCTCCACCTTCGGCGGCGGCGAAGCCGACCAGCTCCCGGCTCGCGGCGCCCTCGGCCTCGCTGCCAAGGCCGCCGTCGACAACGGATACGCCGACGCCGTCACCGGCTTCCGCACCGACGCCGTCGAACGCGACAGCGACGGCCGACTGGTCCTGGTCGCCGAGGACGGCCGCCGCCTGGACCCCGTCGACGAGGTCATCGTCCTCACCGGACTGCGCCCCGACCTCTCGTTCGTCAACGAGCTGCGCCTGGGCCTGGACGAGCGCCTCCAGGCCCCGGTCGAGCTGGCCCCGCTGATCGACCCCAACCAGCACTCCTGCGGCACCGTCTACCCGCACGGCGTCAACGAGCTCTCCCACCCGGAGAAGGACCTCTACCTCGTCGGCATGAAGTCCTACGGCCGCGCCCCGACCTTCCTGGCCATGACCGGCTACGAGCAGGTCCGCTCCATCGCCGCCCACCTCGCCGGCGACCGCGAGGCCGCCGAACGCGTCGAACTCACCCTCCCCGAGACTGGAGTCTGCGGCGGTGCCGGCCTCTTCGACCAGCCCACGGCCGAGGAGACCAGCGGGGGCGGCTGCTGCGCAGCCCCCACGACGCTCACCATCGGCGCCCCGGCCTCTTCCGGCGGCTGCTGA
- a CDS encoding MFS transporter: MAATGAGVRSRPRAALPALCATQITSWGIVYYAFPVLNSRITADTGWSPAFTTAAFSGALLVSALAGIPIGRILDRRGPRTVMTTGSILAVLALLTIAAAPNLPVFTAGWLLAGVAMAATFYHPAFAALTRWWGEDRVRALTIVTLAGGLASTVFAPLTAALAEHFTWRTTYLILAGILALVTIPTHALALRAPWPPAPPPHPPQGIAPGPAVERSRPFLLLAAALTLSGFAMYAVVIGLVPLLTERGATTTEAAWVLGLGGAGQTLGRTLYATLARRTSTTARTAALITAGGATTAALALVPGPLPLLALIAVLAGTVRGNLTLLQATAVTDRWGTTHYGRLSGLLSAPASIAAALAPFAGAALAGTVGYPALFLALATLSLAAAAISLGATPHAARSRA; this comes from the coding sequence GTGGCTGCGACCGGGGCGGGGGTCCGGTCGCGGCCACGCGCCGCCCTGCCCGCCCTGTGCGCCACGCAGATCACCAGCTGGGGCATCGTCTACTACGCCTTCCCGGTACTGAACTCGCGCATCACCGCCGACACCGGCTGGTCACCGGCATTCACCACCGCGGCGTTCTCCGGCGCCCTGCTCGTCTCCGCGCTCGCGGGCATCCCCATCGGCCGCATCCTCGACCGGCGCGGCCCCCGCACCGTCATGACCACCGGCTCCATCCTGGCGGTGCTGGCGCTCCTGACCATCGCGGCCGCGCCCAACCTGCCCGTGTTCACCGCCGGATGGCTGCTCGCGGGCGTGGCCATGGCCGCCACGTTCTACCACCCCGCGTTCGCCGCCCTCACCCGCTGGTGGGGCGAGGACCGGGTCCGCGCCCTCACCATCGTCACCCTCGCCGGCGGCCTCGCCTCCACCGTCTTCGCGCCCCTGACCGCAGCCCTCGCTGAACACTTCACCTGGCGCACCACCTACCTCATCCTCGCGGGCATCCTCGCCCTCGTGACCATCCCCACCCACGCACTCGCCCTGCGCGCACCCTGGCCACCCGCCCCGCCGCCCCACCCCCCGCAAGGCATCGCCCCCGGGCCGGCGGTGGAGCGCAGCCGCCCGTTCCTGCTCCTCGCCGCAGCCCTGACCCTGTCCGGGTTCGCGATGTACGCCGTCGTCATCGGGCTCGTCCCGCTCCTGACCGAGCGCGGTGCCACCACCACCGAAGCCGCGTGGGTCCTCGGGCTCGGAGGCGCCGGGCAGACCCTCGGCCGCACCCTCTACGCCACCCTCGCCCGGCGAACCAGCACCACCGCACGTACCGCCGCCCTGATCACAGCCGGCGGTGCCACCACCGCAGCCCTTGCCCTCGTTCCCGGTCCGCTCCCGCTCCTGGCCCTCATCGCGGTCCTCGCGGGAACCGTGCGCGGAAACCTGACCCTGCTCCAGGCCACCGCCGTCACCGACCGCTGGGGCACCACCCACTACGGGCGCCTCTCCGGCCTCCTCAGCGCACCTGCCTCCATCGCCGCGGCCCTCGCCCCCTTCGCCGGTGCCGCATTGGCCGGCACCGTCGGCTATCCCGCCTTGTTCCTCGCTCTCGCCACCCTGTCACTCGCGGCAGCGGCCATCTCCCTCGGCGCAACACCACACGCAGCGCGATCCCGCGCCTGA
- a CDS encoding helix-turn-helix domain-containing protein, giving the protein MPISPSSAAQAARENVAQRLRELRADAGITGSELADLCGWTHSKSSRIENARTPPSANDIRLWCRACGADGQAPDIIAQSRNAESMYVEWRRKVRAGLKQLQDSYVPLFKTTKVFRVYSSTLVPGLLQTEGYATGLMSLITAFREIPDDVAQAVAARLERSKILHESGHRFVLLVEETALHHQIGDADAMAAQLGYLLTAGALPAVSLGVIPATGQRGIWPMETFHMYDDTLVSVELLSARVTLTQPSEIAMYLKAFEELRSMAVYGASARALIVKAIEALN; this is encoded by the coding sequence ATGCCCATCTCCCCGTCCTCTGCCGCGCAAGCCGCCCGCGAGAACGTCGCGCAACGCCTGCGCGAACTGCGCGCCGACGCCGGTATCACAGGATCTGAGCTGGCCGACCTCTGCGGATGGACCCACTCGAAGTCCTCCCGCATCGAGAACGCACGCACCCCACCCTCCGCAAACGACATCCGCCTGTGGTGCCGGGCCTGCGGGGCCGACGGCCAAGCGCCGGACATCATTGCCCAATCCCGCAACGCCGAATCCATGTACGTCGAGTGGCGACGCAAGGTCCGCGCTGGGCTCAAGCAACTGCAAGACAGCTACGTGCCCCTCTTCAAAACGACAAAGGTCTTCCGCGTCTACTCCAGTACCCTCGTCCCCGGCCTCCTCCAAACCGAGGGATACGCCACCGGCCTGATGTCCCTGATCACCGCGTTCCGCGAGATCCCCGACGACGTGGCACAAGCCGTCGCCGCGCGCCTTGAGCGCTCCAAGATCCTGCACGAGTCGGGCCACCGCTTCGTTCTGCTGGTGGAGGAGACGGCGCTGCACCACCAGATCGGCGACGCAGACGCCATGGCCGCCCAGCTCGGATACCTGCTGACTGCCGGGGCACTACCCGCAGTGTCGCTAGGCGTGATCCCCGCTACCGGCCAACGAGGCATCTGGCCGATGGAGACATTCCACATGTACGACGACACACTCGTCTCGGTGGAGTTGCTCTCCGCACGGGTCACGCTCACGCAACCGTCGGAGATCGCCATGTACCTGAAAGCGTTCGAGGAACTGCGCTCCATGGCCGTCTACGGAGCATCAGCCCGCGCACTCATCGTGAAGGCGATCGAGGCACTGAACTGA